Proteins encoded by one window of Chanos chanos chromosome 7, fChaCha1.1, whole genome shotgun sequence:
- the LOC115817100 gene encoding NACHT, LRR and PYD domains-containing protein 3-like: MEIIFEKKMILTQILSADTDFVLQHVQQNKLITDRDYMALNSRPQNTYEMPRELLDLLRNKGEDTCQKFIGLLKQQCMLDQYPRLKDVFSHVPLGLRKEKFKCIYEGTSEEGEHTFLNQIFTELYIVDGFTGEVCRDHEVMQLEESSRRAATEQTSVKCNDIFRVQSEKHTPVRTVLTLGIAGIGKTVSVQKFVLDWAEGRANQDVDFMFVLPFRELNLLKDDQFSLPELLLYFHPELEELKEAHIYQGSKLLFIFDGLDENQIPLELEQSKKLSDITKKSPINLLITNLIKGELLPSALIWITSRPAAASQINRKYIYRVTEIKGFSDTQKEEYFRRRIRDEDKVQRILSHLKKSRSLHIMCHIPVFCRITATVLQEMLKGDEKVKNDKVITAPTTLTEMYLRFLLIQTNQMKERHTGNDGCLLLKLGKLAFSQLEKRNIVFYETDLKNCGFDVEQDVMDSGIFTQILKNGRKEFSFMHLSFQEFLAALYVFLMFTSEQNKVTQPLSKFLKLMTNTNTLHDLHKTAIDKALQSKNGHLDVFLRFLLGFSLEINQKHLKTLLPDTEIRQESVKKTVDYIKRKLNSNISSERSINLLYCLSEMNDSLLSEIQNHLSSGSSSEKLSSAQWSALVFVLQMSEETQEKFDLKKFRGSDEGLKKLLPVVKNTRRALLADCNLTEQSCEAVASVLQSVNCPLRELDLSNNDLQDSGVKLLCVGLKNPHCKLEILRLALCKLTDQSCKAVDSVLQSVNCPLRELDLSKNDLQDSGVKFLCAGLKNPHCKLEILRLPGCLVSEEGCSFLHSALCSNPSHLRELDLSYNHPGDSGVKLLSERERDPHCRLDILNVDHGDLTLDPNTVDTQLSLSEGNRKVTCVREKQSYPDRPERFDVCRQVMCRESLTGCCYWETEWSGVAHLAVTYKGIRRKGDSYDCVFGHNEKSWSLECSGNSYTAWHNNQRTVRPAPPSHTHRVGVYLDCSSGTVSFYSVSSDTHTLTHIHTFYCTFTEPLYAGFRVYYYGSLVSLCQMK; the protein is encoded by the exons ATGGAGATAATATTTGAAAAGAAGATGATTCTGACTCAGATCCTGTCTGCTGACACAGATTTTGTTCTCCAACATGTGCAGCAGAACAAACTCATCACTGATCGTGACTATATGGCTCTTAACAGCCGACCACAAAACACTTATGAGATGCCTCGTGAATTACTGGATTTACTGAGAAACAAGGGGGAAGACACGTGTCAGAAATTCATAGGTTTACTGAAGCAGCAGTGTATGCTGGACCAATATCCAAGGCTGAAAGATGTCTTCTCACATGTGCCACTGGGTCTCAGAAaag agaaatttaaatgcatttatgaaGGAACTTCAGAGGAGGGAGAGCATACATTCTTAAATCAAATCTTCACAGAACTGTACATAGTAGATGGTTTTACAGGAGAAGTGTGCCGTGATCATGAGGTGATGCAGCTGGAAGAATCCTCTAGAAGAGCTGCTACAGAACAAACCTCAGTCAAATGCAATGATATTTTTAGAGTTCAGTCTGAGAAACACACTCCTGTCCGAACAGTGCTGACATTAGGGATTGCTGGCATTGGAAAGACAGTTTCTGTGCAGAAGTTTGTCctggactgggcagaaggaaGAGCCAATCAGGATGTAGATTTCATGTTTGTACTTCCTTTCAGAGAGCTGAACTTGCTAAAAGATGACCAGTTCAGTCTTCCTGAACTTCTTCTTTACTTCCATCCTGAACTTGAAGAACTAAAAGAGGCTCACATATACCAAGGGAGTAAACTTcttttcatctttgatggtCTTGATGAAAATCAGATTCCATTGGAACTGGAACAAAGCAAAAAGCTCTCCGACATAACAAAAAAGTCACCTATAAACCTGCTGATAACAAACCTTATCAAAGGAGAGCTGCtgccctctgctctcatctggataacttctcgaccagcagcagccagtcagatcaATCGAAAGTACATCTACCGTGTTACAGAAATAAAAGGATTTagtgacacacagaaagaggaatacttcagaagGAGGATCAGAGATGAGGATAAAGTGCAAAGAATTCTCTCACACTTAAAGAAATCAAGgagtctccacatcatgtgcCACATACCAGTTTTCTGTAGGATTACAGCCACTGTGCTGCAGGAAATGTTGAAGGGagatgaaaaagtgaaaaatgacaaGGTGATCACTGCTCCAACTACTTTGACAGAAATGTATCTGCGTTTTCTGCTCATTCagacaaatcaaatgaaagagcGACACACTGGAAATGATGGGTGTCTGCTACTGAAGCTTGGCAAGTTGGCATTTTCTCAGCTGGAAAAGAGAAATATTGTATTTTACGAGACAGACCTCAAGAACTGTGGTTTTGATGTCGAACAGGATGTGATGGACTCAGGGATCTTCACACAGATCTTAAAAAATGGGAGAAAGGAATTCAGCTTCATGCATTTGAGCTTTCAGGAGTTTCTCGCTGCCTTATATGTGTTTCTAATGTTTACAAgtgaacaaaacaaagtcacaCAGCCTTTGAGCAAATTTCTAAAgttaatgacaaacacaaacacattgcatGATCTCCACAAGACAGCTATAGATAAGGCCCTACAGAGTAAGAATGGTCACCTGGACGTTTTCCTGCGCTTTCTCCTCGGCTTCTCACTGGAGATCAATcaaaaacacttgaaaacacttcTACCAGACACAGAAATCAGACAAGAGAGTGTGAAGAAAACAGTTGACTACATCAAGAGGAAACTCAACAGTAACATTTCATCAGAGAGGAGCATCAATCTTCTCTACTGtctcagtgaaatgaatgactCACTCTTGTCTGAAATCCAGAATCATCTGAGCTCAGGATCATCATCAGAGAAACTCTCATCTGcccagtggtcagctctggtgtttgtgttgcagATGTCAGAGGAGACTCAGGAaaagtttgacctgaagaaattCAGAGGATCAGATGAAGGGCTGAAGAAATTGCTACCTGTGGTGAAAAACACCAGGCGGGCTTT actTGCTGAttgtaatctcactgaacagtcctgtgaagctgtagcctcagttctacagtcagtaaactgtcccctgagagaactggacctgagtaacaatgaccttcaggattcaggagtgaagctgctctgtgtgggactgaagaatccacactgtaaactggagatactgag acttgctctctgtaaactcactgatcAGTCCTGTAAAGCTGTAgactcagttctacagtcagtaaactgtcccctgagagaactggacctgagtaagaatgatcttcaggattcaggagtgaaattTCTCTGCGCGGgtctgaagaatccacactgtaaactggagatactgag gttgccTGGCTGCTTAGTGAGTGAAGAAGGCTGCTCTTTTCTGCATTCAGCTTTgtgttcaaacccctcacacctgagagagctggatctgagctacaatcacccaggagactcaggagtgaagctgctctctgagagagagagggatccaCACTGTCGACTGGACATACTCAA tgtggatCACGGA gatctcacactggacccaaacacagtagacacacaactctctctgtctgaggggaacagaaaggtgacatgtgtgagagagaaacagtcgtatcctgatcgtccagagagatttgatgtcTGTcgtcaggtcatgtgtagagagagtctgactggatgctgttactgggagactgagtggagtggagtcgCTCATTTagcagtgacatataaaggaatcaggaggaaaggagacagttatgactgtgtgtttggacacaatgaaaagtcctggagtctggaGTGCTCTGGAAACAGTTAcactgcctggcacaataatcagagaactgtcagacctgcccccccctcacacacacacagagtaggagtgtatctggactgctcgtctggaactgtgtccttctacagcgtctcctctgacacacacacactcacacacatacacacattttactgcacattcactgaacccctctatgcagggtttagGGTTTATTATTATGGCTCCTTGGTGTCACTGTGTCagatgaaataa